CCGAACAGCCGGCCGTCAAGCCGAAAGTGCCGGTCCAGTCGATCTCCGACATCGCCGATCTCTGCACGAAGAACCGCGACATCCGCCTGCGCGCCCTCGTGCGCGCCTTCGTGCGCCCCGTCAGCGTCGAGCCCGGCAAGCTGGAAATCGGCCTTGCTCAGGATGCCCCCAAGTCGCTTGTCCCCGATCTCCAGAACCGGCTTCTGGAATGGACCGGCATCCGCTGGCTGGTGATCCTTTCGCGGGAGGCCGGCGGGCCGACCCTGTCGGAAGCCGAAACCATGGCGCAGGAAGCGCGTGTCGCTGATGCCCGCCAGGACCCCGACGTCGCCGCCATCCTGCAGCGCTTCCCCGGCGCCAAGATCACCGACGTGCGCATCAAGGTGCAGGAGACGGAAGACGAGGCCGAGACCGTCGAGGCCGTGGCCGCCGCCGAATCCGCCGAGGGCGACATCCTGCCCGGCGACGATATAGAACATTGATATAGTCAGAGACGAAGAGGAGAGGCCGATGCGCGACATCATGGGCATGATGGGCAAGGTCAAGGAAATGCAGGCCAAGATGGAGAAGATGCAGGAGGAGATCGCCGCGCTCGAAGTGAGCGGCACCTCCGGCGGCGGCCTCGTCTCCGTCACGCTCGACGGCAAGGGCACGCTGAAGGGCCTGAAGATCGATCCCTCGCTCTTCAAGGAAGACGATGTCGAGATTCTCGAGGACCTGATCGTCGCCGCCCACAAGGACGCGAAGGAAAAGGCGGAAGCTCAGGCCGCCGAGAAGACCAAGGCGTTGACCGCCGGCCTGCCGATCCCGCCCGGCTTCAAACTGCCGTTCTGATCCTGTAGGTTTAGGGCTCCGAGGAGGAATACCCATGAGCCTGACGACCCTGCTTGTCTTTGCCGGCGCGCTGATGATGGCGGCCGGCTCGCCCGGCCCGAGCATCGCCGCTCTGGTCGCCCGCGTGCTGTCCCGCGGGCCGAGGGACGTGCTTCCCTTCCTCGCCGCCATGTGGGTCGGCGAGGGCGTCTGGCTCACCTGCGCCGTGCTCGGCCTTGCCGCCATCGCCGAGACCTTCCAGGCCGCCTTCGTCGCCATCAAGTGGCTCGGCGTCGCCTATCTCCTCTATCTCGCCTGGAAGATGTGGTCCGCGCCAACCGATACGGGCGAGGAGGCCTTGCCCGAGGCGCGCTCGGGCGTAAAGCTCTTCTTCGCCGGGCTGACGGTGACGCTCGGCAATCCCAAGATCATGATGTTCTATGTCGCGCTGCTGCCGGCGATCATCGATCTTGGCGCCGTCACGCTCGCCGGCTGGGCGGAACTGGTGGCGACCATGTTCGTCGTGCTCGTCGCCATCGATCTTGCCTGGGTCTTCCTCGCGTCGCGCGCCCGGCTGTTCCTGAAGAGCCCGCGCGCCGTGCGCATCGCCAACCGTGTCAGCGCCGGCACCATGGCCGGTGCCGCGGCCGCCATCGCCACCCGCTGATCAGCCGGTGAGCGCCGCGCGCAGCTTGTCGTTGATCGGCGCGGCGAGGTAGCGGAGGCGGTCCTCCTCGGCAAGGTTTCGGCCGTAGGTGCGCAGCAGTTCCGGCATGGTGACGGGCTCGCCGTCGAAGGGCGTGTAGGTCACGGCATCGCCGGCCTGGATGACGCCGTCCCTCAGGACGCGGCAATAGAAGCCCGGCCGGCCCGCCTGCATGAAGCGTTTTGCAAAGGCCGGATCGCCCATCCGGGCGGTCAGCGTGCTGCAGGGAATGCGGGTGGAGGTCACTTCGAGGAGCACGCTCTCCGTCTCGAACCGGTCGCCGACGGACACGCTGCGGCTGTCGACGCCCGAGATGACGAGGTTTTCGCCGAAGGTGCCGGGCGCGACGGTGCGGCCGAGCTCCTTCGACCACCAGTCGAGATCGACGGAGCCGAGGCCGTAGACCGCCTGTTCCGGCCCGCCATGGTGCTTGCGGTTGCAGATGGCGTCGCCGAGAAGGCCCTCGCGGTCGACGACCACGGCCGCATCGGTCGGCGTCTTGAAAATGCCGGTCTTGTAGCTTTTGCCGGGAACCGGCCGGGCAAGGCCCGTGCATACCGCGACTATCCTGATCAGCGCTGCCTCCTGCGGGGTGGATTCCGTTTCCCCTTGATATGGGCTAGATACCGGCAATGGCAAAACGAGTCACCGGCCCCGAAATCGAAAAACTCATCCAGCTTCTGGCGAAGGTGCCGGGCCTCGGGCCCCGCTCGGCGCGCCGCGCGGCGCTGCATCTCGTCAAGAAGAAGGACCAGCTTCTCGGCCCCCTCGCCGAGGCGATGGGCGAGGCGCATCGCAAGGTGCGCATCTGCTCCTGCTGCGGCAATGTCGATACCAGCGATCCCTGCACGGTCTGCACGGATGTGCGGCGCGACCAGTCGGTCATCATCGTCGTCGAGGACGTCTCCGACCTCTGGGCGCTGGAGCGCGCGGGCGCGATGAACGCGGCCTACCACGTTCTCGGCGGCACGCTCTCGCCTCTCGACGGCGTCGGGCCGGACGATCTCAACATCCGCGGCCTCGTCGACCGGGTGGCGAAAGGGGACGTGCGCGAGCTGATCATCGCCGTCAACGCGACCGTCGAGGGCCAGACGACGGCGCATTACATCACCGACCAGCTCTCCGGCCTCGACGTGAAGATCACGCGCCTCGCCCATGGCGTGCCGGTCGGCGGCGAGCTCGACTATCTCGACGAAGGCACCCTGACGGCGGCGCTGCGCGCCCGCACGGCGATCTGAGGAAGGTTTTTGACGATGCTTGGATGGCTGCGGCGTTTCACCCCCCTCTGCCCTGCCGGGCATCTCCCCCACAAGGGGGGAGATCGGCTGGGGGCGAGGCGGTGCCAC
The Shinella zoogloeoides DNA segment above includes these coding regions:
- a CDS encoding YbaB/EbfC family nucleoid-associated protein, encoding MRDIMGMMGKVKEMQAKMEKMQEEIAALEVSGTSGGGLVSVTLDGKGTLKGLKIDPSLFKEDDVEILEDLIVAAHKDAKEKAEAQAAEKTKALTAGLPIPPGFKLPF
- a CDS encoding LysE family translocator — encoded protein: MSLTTLLVFAGALMMAAGSPGPSIAALVARVLSRGPRDVLPFLAAMWVGEGVWLTCAVLGLAAIAETFQAAFVAIKWLGVAYLLYLAWKMWSAPTDTGEEALPEARSGVKLFFAGLTVTLGNPKIMMFYVALLPAIIDLGAVTLAGWAELVATMFVVLVAIDLAWVFLASRARLFLKSPRAVRIANRVSAGTMAGAAAAIATR
- a CDS encoding MOSC domain-containing protein, with amino-acid sequence MRIVAVCTGLARPVPGKSYKTGIFKTPTDAAVVVDREGLLGDAICNRKHHGGPEQAVYGLGSVDLDWWSKELGRTVAPGTFGENLVISGVDSRSVSVGDRFETESVLLEVTSTRIPCSTLTARMGDPAFAKRFMQAGRPGFYCRVLRDGVIQAGDAVTYTPFDGEPVTMPELLRTYGRNLAEEDRLRYLAAPINDKLRAALTG
- the recR gene encoding recombination mediator RecR; translation: MAKRVTGPEIEKLIQLLAKVPGLGPRSARRAALHLVKKKDQLLGPLAEAMGEAHRKVRICSCCGNVDTSDPCTVCTDVRRDQSVIIVVEDVSDLWALERAGAMNAAYHVLGGTLSPLDGVGPDDLNIRGLVDRVAKGDVRELIIAVNATVEGQTTAHYITDQLSGLDVKITRLAHGVPVGGELDYLDEGTLTAALRARTAI